One Pagrus major chromosome 15, Pma_NU_1.0 DNA window includes the following coding sequences:
- the rel gene encoding proto-oncogene c-Rel, producing MDVLMPSILGGDPHLMAEPEIQIFEQPKQRGMRFRYKCEGRSAGSIPGENSSDNNRTYPSLQILNYCGKGKVRVYLVTKNEPYRPHPHDLVGKDCKDGFYEAEFGPDRRVIAFQNLGIQCVRRREVKEAIVQRMTRGINPFNVPREQLLQTEEYDLNVVRLCIQVFLQDENGHYTRPLNPVVTNPIYDNRAPNTAELRICRVNKNSGSVKGGDEIFLLCDKVQKDDIEVRFFSTDGWEAKGSFSQADVHRQVAIVFKTPPYYNTNILESVTVHMQLRRPSDQEVSEPMDFRYLPDDKDPYGYNEKKRRRENLMRISGLTGGPFSCLAMNRPKAVSQSTMSHMRKDISNMYLRQQPTPTMQQQPTVFNQPYHQGSQNVMITSQAPNVQVSHSWVNPNPPLSMETVTINQSGAMSNIPRHNSSRQQQPNRGTGYSHGNFGNNTLPELSMRDLQCLDTAPQAPQMSQAQPESQSQFHLQHQREELASETQAQNHLGNQNQGFQTVWPNFTLSPMQNTFNGSVPGGGGASQGQGSYPFIEGGEGDDFLKGLVGVGSQTGFQLKQEPQITVVQETHASLMQRESQGNTYTNLLPRPMSNGANMDPMSQDGGGNTQRLKNLQNPYSNNSMASEGHYPTLADYINSARKND from the exons atgGATG TTCTAATGCCCTCCATACTCGGGGGAGATCCACACCTAA TGGCTGAGCCGGAGATCCAAATCTTCGAGCAGCCCAAGCAGAGGGGAATGCGCTTCAGGTACAAGTGCGAGGGTCGCTCGGCGGGAAGCATCCCCGGTGAAAacagctccgacaacaacagGACCTACCCCAGTCTGCAG ATTCTGAATTACTGCGGTAAAGGGAAAGTGCGTGTTTACTTGGTGACCAAGAACGAGCCGTACCGACCGCATCCACACGACCTGGTGGGCAAGGACTGCAAAGACGGGTTCTACGAGGCCGAGTTTGGTCCAGACCGCAGAGTGATCGC TTTCCAGAATCTGGGTATCCAGTGTGTGAGAAGGAGGGAAGTGAAAGAAGCGATCGTACAGAGGATGACCAGAGGGATCAACCCCTTCAATG TGCCCCGCGAGCAGCTTCTGCAGACAGAGGAGTACGACCTGAACGTGGTTCGTCTGTGTATCCAGGTTTTCCTGCAGGACGAGAATGGCCACTACACCCGACCGCTCAACCCGGTCGTCACCAACCCCATCTACGACAACA GAGCTCCGAACACAGCCGAGTTGAGGATCTGCCGCGTCAACAAGAACAGTGGCAGTGTCAAGGGAGGGGATGAAATCTTCTTACTGTGTGACAAAGTACAGAAAG ATGACATCGAGGTGCGATTCTTTTCCACCGATGGCTGGGAGGCCAAAGGCTCCTTCTCCCAGGCCGACGTTCATCGCCAAGTAGCCATCGTCTTTAAGACTCCACCCTACTACAACACGAACATATTGGAGTCGGTCACTGTCCACATGCAGTTGCGGAGACCTTCCGATCAGGAAGTCAGTGAACCGATGGATTTCAGATATCTGCCCGACGATAAAG ATCCTTACGGCTACAATGAGAAGAAGCGCAGAAGAGAGAACTTGATGAGGATATCAGGATTGACAG GTGGTCCTTTTTCATGCCTGGCTATGAACAGGCCAAAGGCAGTGTCACAGAGTACCATGAGTCACATGCGGAAAG ACATCAGCAACATGTACCTGAGGCAGCAGCCCACACCTACGATGCAGCAACAACCTACTGTATTCAACCAGCCCTATCACCAAGGCAGTCAGAATGTAATGATTACATCGCAGGCTCCGAATGTACAAGTCAGCCATTCATGGGTAAATCCCAACCCCCCACTGTCAATGGAAACAGTCACCATAAACCAGTCTGGTGCCATGAGCAATATTCCACGTCATAATAGCAGCAGGCAACAGCAGCCAAACCGTGGCACTGGTTACTCCCATGGTAACTTTGGAAATAACACCCTCCCTGAGCTCTCCATGAGGGACCTGCAGTGCTTGGATACAGCCCCCCAGGCCCCTCAAATGAGCCAGGCCCAGCCAGAGTCCCAGTCGCAATTCCACCTGCAGCACCAAAGGGAGGAGCTTGCATCTGAGACCCAGGCCCAGAACCATCTAGGCAACCAGAACCAGGGTTTCCAGACTGTGTGGCCCAATTTCACCCTCAGTCCAATGCAGAACACCTTTAACGGGTCAGTACCTGGCGGTGGAGGGGCGTCACAGGGGCAGGGCTCTTACCCCTTCAtagagggaggagaaggggatGATTTTCTGAAAGGCCTGGTAGGAGTAGGGTCTCAGACTGGCTTCCAGCTGAAGCAGGAGCCCCAGATCACAGTGGTGCAAGAGACCCATGCTTCACTCATGCAAAGGGAAAGCCAAGGAAATACTTACACCAACTTGCTTCCTCGCCCTATGAGCAATGGCGCCAACATGGATCCAATGAGTCAAGATGGTGGTGGCAACACTCAGCGTCTAAAAAATCTGCAAAATCCTTACTCAAACAACAGCATGGCCTCCGAAGGCCACTATCCAACTTTGGCTGACTATATCAACTCAGCTaggaaaaatgactga